In one Agathobacter rectalis ATCC 33656 genomic region, the following are encoded:
- a CDS encoding galactokinase: protein MIQQNVLDKFKELFGADGDIRVYFAPGRVNLIGEHTDYNGGHVFPCALTIGTYMAARKRDDRKLRFYSMNFDNLGVVESSLDEFTPDPDGLWINYPMGVMWAFEGRGMKLESGLDIVLFGNIPNGSGLSSSASLEVVTGYMLKDIYGFDVTNQDIALIGQYSENNYNGCNCGIMDQFASAMGKKDNAIFLDCNTLDFEYAPIVLDGAKIVVTNSMVKHSLVTSAYNDRRNESAQALKDLQTVCDIKTLGDLTDEEFEAHKDAIKDEVARKRGKHAVYENQRTIKAVKALKENDIETFGKLMNASHVSLRDDYETSCPEVDVLVDEAWKIPGVIGSRITGGGFGGCTVSIVKDEAIDQFKANLTKAYEEKVGKTPEFYVVSIGDGPSRLA from the coding sequence ATGATACAGCAGAACGTATTAGACAAATTCAAGGAGCTTTTTGGAGCAGATGGGGATATCAGAGTATATTTTGCTCCGGGACGTGTAAATCTGATCGGTGAGCATACTGACTACAATGGAGGACATGTGTTCCCTTGTGCACTGACCATCGGTACATATATGGCAGCAAGAAAGCGCGACGACAGGAAGCTTCGTTTCTACTCTATGAATTTTGACAATCTGGGGGTGGTTGAGTCATCACTTGATGAGTTTACACCTGATCCGGACGGACTTTGGATAAACTATCCAATGGGCGTTATGTGGGCTTTCGAGGGACGCGGAATGAAGCTTGAAAGCGGTCTTGATATTGTTTTATTCGGAAATATTCCAAACGGCTCAGGACTTTCTTCATCAGCATCTCTTGAGGTGGTTACAGGATATATGTTAAAGGATATTTACGGCTTTGACGTGACAAATCAGGATATTGCACTTATCGGTCAGTATTCAGAGAACAACTACAACGGCTGTAACTGCGGTATCATGGATCAGTTTGCATCTGCAATGGGCAAAAAGGACAATGCAATTTTCCTTGACTGCAATACTCTTGATTTTGAGTATGCACCAATCGTTTTGGACGGTGCAAAGATCGTGGTTACAAACAGCATGGTTAAGCACAGCCTTGTAACAAGTGCTTACAATGACAGAAGAAATGAGAGTGCACAGGCTCTTAAGGATTTACAGACAGTATGTGACATCAAGACTCTCGGTGACCTGACAGATGAAGAGTTCGAGGCTCATAAGGATGCGATTAAGGATGAGGTTGCACGTAAGAGAGGCAAGCATGCGGTTTATGAGAACCAGCGTACCATCAAGGCTGTTAAGGCACTGAAGGAAAATGATATCGAGACATTTGGAAAGCTTATGAATGCTTCACATGTATCACTTCGTGATGATTATGAGACATCATGTCCTGAGGTTGACGTACTTGTTGATGAGGCATGGAAGATTCCGGGTGTTATCGGATCACGAATCACAGGCGGCGGCTTTGGAGGCTGCACAGTCAGCATAGTAAAGGACGAGGCTATTGATCAGTTTAAGGCAAACCTGACAAAGGCCTATGAAGAGAAGGTTGGAAAGACACCTGAGTTTTATGTTGTTTCAATCGGAGACGGACCTAGCCGTCTGGCATAA
- the galT gene encoding UDP-glucose--hexose-1-phosphate uridylyltransferase has product MIQERILELVKYGLTTGLVDPADEVYTVNRLLEVLGVDDIEDETFEKVEAQPAWTQEEAEEKLEAILEDMMTYAYDNGIMKENSIVYKDLFDTKLMGCLVNAPSVIRARFKDLYDNESSLAATDYFYKLSCDSNYIRRQRIKKDMKWTTDTEYGTLDVTINLSKPEKDPKAIAAAKNAKQSAYPKCQLCKENEGYAGRVNHPARENHRIIPVTINNSQWFFQYSPYVYYNEHCIVFNSKHTPMKIERATFGKLLDFVTQFPHYFVGSNADLPIVGGSILSHDHFQGGHYTFAMAKAPIEKEITFKGYEDVEAGIVKWPMSVIRIKSADKDKLIDLADKILLAWRGYTDEEAFIFAETDGEPHNTITPIARRRDGDYELDLVLRNNITTEEHPLGVYHPHAHLHHIKKENIGLIEVMGLAVLPARLKGEMAELRDAILTGKDLHSTETLASHADWALKFMSKYDKIDESNIDVIINEEIGLVFKEVLECAGVYKCTDEGRAAFQKFIDAVNA; this is encoded by the coding sequence ATGATTCAGGAGAGAATATTAGAATTAGTAAAATATGGTCTTACAACAGGACTTGTTGACCCTGCTGATGAGGTATACACAGTAAACAGACTTCTCGAGGTACTCGGAGTGGACGATATTGAGGATGAGACATTTGAAAAGGTAGAGGCTCAGCCTGCATGGACACAGGAAGAGGCAGAGGAGAAGCTTGAGGCTATACTCGAGGATATGATGACATACGCATATGACAATGGCATCATGAAAGAAAACAGCATTGTATACAAGGATCTTTTTGATACAAAGCTGATGGGCTGCCTTGTAAATGCACCAAGCGTGATCAGAGCTCGCTTTAAGGATTTATACGACAATGAGTCTTCACTTGCGGCAACCGATTATTTTTACAAATTAAGCTGTGACAGCAATTATATCAGAAGACAGCGCATAAAGAAGGATATGAAATGGACCACAGACACAGAGTATGGCACACTTGATGTGACAATCAATCTCTCAAAGCCTGAGAAGGATCCAAAGGCAATTGCTGCCGCTAAAAATGCAAAGCAGAGTGCATATCCAAAGTGCCAGCTTTGTAAGGAAAATGAGGGCTATGCAGGCCGCGTAAACCATCCTGCAAGAGAAAACCACAGAATTATCCCTGTTACAATAAACAACAGCCAGTGGTTTTTCCAGTACTCACCATATGTATACTACAATGAGCACTGTATCGTGTTCAATTCAAAGCATACACCGATGAAAATCGAGCGTGCCACATTTGGAAAGTTGCTTGATTTTGTGACACAGTTTCCACACTATTTTGTAGGCTCAAATGCAGATCTGCCAATCGTTGGAGGCTCTATCTTAAGTCACGACCATTTCCAGGGCGGACACTATACCTTCGCTATGGCAAAGGCTCCGATAGAGAAAGAAATCACATTCAAGGGCTACGAGGATGTCGAGGCAGGTATCGTAAAATGGCCTATGTCTGTTATCAGAATCAAGTCAGCAGACAAAGATAAGCTTATTGACCTTGCAGATAAGATTCTTCTTGCATGGAGAGGCTACACAGATGAAGAAGCATTTATTTTTGCAGAGACAGATGGAGAGCCACACAACACTATCACACCTATAGCAAGACGTCGTGACGGAGACTATGAGCTTGACCTTGTGCTCAGAAACAACATCACCACAGAGGAGCATCCGCTTGGCGTATATCATCCGCATGCCCACCTTCATCACATAAAGAAGGAGAATATCGGACTTATCGAGGTAATGGGACTTGCAGTGCTTCCGGCCAGATTAAAGGGTGAGATGGCAGAGCTTAGGGATGCAATCCTTACAGGAAAGGATCTGCATTCGACTGAGACTCTTGCATCACATGCTGACTGGGCTCTTAAGTTTATGTCTAAGTATGATAAGATTGATGAGTCTAATATTGATGTTATCATCAATGAGGAGATTGGACTTGTATTTAAAGAAGTGCTTGAGTGTGCAGGAGTGTACAAGTGCACTGATGAGGGACGTGCAGCATTCCAAAAATTTATAGATGCGGTAAATGCATAA
- a CDS encoding MATE family efflux transporter: MTKNNSKDLTVGSPTGLILGFSLPLLLGMLFQQVYSLMDTIIVGRFLSVSALAAVGSTGSICFLIIGFCQGVCAGFSLPIAQRFGAKDEKGLKKYVGNAGIVSVIIAIIMTALTVLLCGHILTWMNTPGDIYDLAYQYLIVIFAGIPATILYNLLSGYLRSLGNSVIPVIFLIIAAVLNIGLDLLFILVFNMGVFGAAFATVLSQGVSGVLCIIYIAKNVPLLHVSRNDLELDSSYVRNLMVMGLPMGFQYSITAIGSVILQTAVNGLGSIAVASMTAASRISMFMVCPFDALGSTMATYSGQNVGAAKFERVKKGLISASVIGSVYSVLIFVALLFIANYLIYLFVSPSETEVVAQAHQFLLINAFFYIPLVLVNTIRFTIQGMGFSGFAMFAGVAEMIARSLIGLVFVPIFGFSAACFASPLAWILADAFLVPAFIHCLHKLQKAKSSQVTSL, from the coding sequence ATGACTAAAAATAATTCAAAGGATCTCACCGTAGGTTCTCCTACCGGGCTCATTCTGGGCTTTTCCCTTCCGCTGCTTCTCGGAATGCTTTTTCAACAGGTTTACAGCCTTATGGATACAATAATCGTCGGTCGTTTTCTAAGTGTTTCGGCCTTAGCCGCAGTCGGCTCTACCGGAAGCATCTGCTTTCTCATCATCGGCTTCTGCCAGGGTGTGTGTGCCGGCTTTTCACTTCCTATAGCACAGCGCTTTGGTGCCAAGGATGAAAAAGGACTTAAAAAATATGTAGGAAATGCAGGAATTGTCTCTGTAATTATCGCAATAATCATGACGGCACTCACTGTGCTTCTCTGTGGTCACATTCTGACCTGGATGAATACGCCAGGCGACATTTACGACCTCGCCTACCAGTATCTGATTGTCATATTTGCAGGCATTCCTGCCACAATACTGTACAATCTGCTGTCAGGATATCTGAGATCTCTCGGCAACTCGGTCATACCTGTTATTTTCCTTATAATCGCGGCAGTTCTAAATATCGGTCTTGATTTACTTTTCATTCTGGTATTTAACATGGGCGTGTTTGGAGCGGCTTTTGCAACCGTACTGTCACAGGGTGTATCAGGAGTGCTGTGCATCATTTACATAGCAAAAAATGTACCTCTGCTGCATGTAAGCAGAAATGATTTGGAGCTTGACTCTTCATATGTCAGAAATCTGATGGTCATGGGACTTCCTATGGGCTTTCAGTATTCGATAACCGCTATAGGCAGCGTCATACTGCAGACTGCCGTAAACGGCTTAGGCTCCATCGCAGTTGCCTCAATGACCGCTGCAAGCCGTATTTCAATGTTTATGGTGTGTCCATTTGACGCACTCGGCTCCACAATGGCCACCTACAGTGGACAAAATGTCGGCGCAGCCAAATTTGAACGTGTAAAGAAGGGGCTTATTTCAGCCTCAGTTATAGGATCGGTCTATTCGGTTTTGATTTTTGTGGCACTGCTGTTTATAGCCAACTATCTGATTTACCTGTTTGTATCACCAAGCGAAACAGAGGTTGTCGCACAAGCTCATCAGTTTCTGCTGATAAATGCATTTTTCTACATCCCGCTCGTTCTGGTAAACACAATCCGTTTCACCATACAGGGTATGGGTTTTTCCGGCTTTGCGATGTTTGCAGGAGTAGCAGAAATGATTGCGCGTTCGCTCATCGGACTTGTATTTGTACCGATATTCGGCTTTTCTGCCGCCTGCTTTGCAAGCCCACTCGCATGGATTCTCGCAGATGCCTTCCTGGTGCCTGCATTCATCCACTGCCTGCATAAATTGCAGAAAGCAAAATCTAGTCAAGTTACAAGTCTTTAG
- the hisC gene encoding histidinol-phosphate transaminase, producing MRDWENNIRKVVPYTPGEQPKNTCVIKLNTNENPYPPAPGVKEVLSNFNTDDLRLYPDPRVDKLVNAIADFYKIDSSKVFVGVGSDDVLAMIFMTFFNSKKPILFPDITYSFYDVWADMLRIPYEQLPLSDDFSIVPSDYYKANGGVVFPNPNAPTGKLMPLDEIEDIIKHNQDVIVVVDEAYVDFGGESALPLIDKYDNVIVVQTFSKSRALAGSRVGFAMASPVLIKYLNDVKYSFNSYTMDRITIEAATAAVKDRAYFEETTAKVIKTREWTKKELKRLGFTFCDSKSNFIFAKPANVSATKLFEDLKADNIFVRHFSSPERINDYLRISIGTDEQMHTLIKFLENYSC from the coding sequence ATGAGAGACTGGGAAAATAACATTCGAAAGGTTGTACCTTATACACCGGGAGAACAGCCAAAGAATACCTGTGTTATTAAGTTAAATACAAATGAGAATCCCTATCCGCCAGCACCGGGAGTGAAGGAAGTTTTAAGTAATTTCAATACAGATGATTTAAGACTGTATCCTGATCCAAGGGTTGATAAGCTGGTAAATGCAATTGCGGATTTCTATAAGATAGACAGCTCAAAGGTGTTTGTCGGAGTTGGCTCTGATGATGTACTTGCCATGATTTTTATGACATTTTTCAATTCGAAAAAGCCGATACTGTTTCCTGATATTACATATTCATTTTATGATGTGTGGGCAGATATGCTTCGAATCCCTTATGAGCAACTTCCATTGTCTGATGATTTTTCAATAGTACCGTCAGATTACTATAAGGCAAACGGCGGAGTCGTATTTCCAAACCCTAATGCCCCGACAGGAAAGCTCATGCCTCTTGATGAGATAGAGGATATAATAAAGCATAATCAGGATGTAATTGTCGTAGTAGATGAGGCATATGTGGATTTTGGCGGGGAGAGTGCGCTTCCACTCATTGACAAATATGATAATGTCATCGTGGTACAGACATTCTCGAAATCACGCGCGCTGGCAGGCTCAAGAGTTGGTTTTGCCATGGCAAGTCCTGTGCTTATCAAGTATCTGAATGATGTGAAATATTCGTTCAATTCATATACAATGGACAGAATCACAATCGAAGCAGCTACAGCAGCGGTAAAAGACAGAGCATACTTTGAAGAGACCACAGCAAAGGTTATAAAGACACGTGAATGGACAAAGAAAGAGCTTAAGAGACTTGGCTTTACATTCTGTGACTCAAAGAGCAACTTTATATTTGCAAAGCCCGCAAATGTTTCTGCAACAAAGCTTTTTGAGGACCTTAAGGCAGACAATATATTTGTCAGACATTTCAGCTCACCTGAGCGAATCAACGACTATCTGCGAATATCCATAGGAACGGATGAGCAGATGCATACACTAATTAAATTTTTGGAGAATTATTCATGTTAA
- a CDS encoding COG2426 family protein, with the protein MLKKYIYIFLISMVPLIELRGAVPVSQVMGLPIVPSFIVCIIANMLPVPIIYLFARKVLIWGADKPIIGRFFSFCLEKGEKGGKKLQAKAGRGLFVALLLFVGIPLPGTGAWTGTLAASILDMDFKSTVAAVMLGVLLAGMIMMIVSLAGVSIFL; encoded by the coding sequence ATGTTAAAAAAATATATTTACATCTTTTTAATTTCAATGGTACCACTTATTGAACTCAGAGGAGCGGTTCCGGTTTCACAGGTGATGGGGCTGCCGATAGTGCCATCATTTATCGTTTGTATCATTGCAAATATGCTTCCGGTACCAATTATTTATCTTTTTGCAAGAAAGGTTCTCATCTGGGGAGCAGACAAACCAATTATTGGAAGGTTCTTCAGCTTCTGCCTTGAAAAAGGAGAGAAGGGTGGTAAGAAGCTTCAGGCAAAGGCCGGAAGAGGTCTGTTTGTTGCACTTTTACTTTTCGTAGGTATCCCACTTCCGGGAACAGGTGCATGGACAGGAACACTTGCGGCAAGTATCCTTGATATGGATTTCAAGTCAACAGTTGCCGCTGTCATGCTTGGAGTACTGCTTGCCGGCATGATTATGATGATAGTAAGTCTGGCGGGCGTGTCTATATTCCTGTAG
- a CDS encoding type II CAAX endopeptidase family protein, with protein sequence MKKVGYFFYTFVPLLAVEAIQTIALFFMMGMGVFGQGFVGKLAFPSANVSDRLEKTFTSVNFNMMIMVIYALITIAIFGMWYYARYEGNFLPSPKKTFNPMMIVAIVILVPGTQFAANFIANLTGYIRPDWLQQYNELFETSGITDTTFVTVLYSVILAPICEELIFRGVTMRCARKALPFALANLMQAALFGLFHLNWIQGIYAFALGIVLGYVCERGGSIYYSMGLHLLFNLWGTLSGFFPDPGNSVVVFVVVIVVTIVSLVAGFVLFNKGRRKLPINSTGI encoded by the coding sequence ATGAAAAAAGTAGGATATTTCTTTTACACATTTGTCCCACTGCTTGCAGTTGAGGCAATTCAGACTATCGCCTTATTCTTTATGATGGGCATGGGGGTGTTTGGACAGGGTTTTGTCGGAAAACTTGCTTTTCCGTCTGCAAACGTATCGGACCGCCTTGAAAAGACATTTACCTCTGTAAATTTTAACATGATGATTATGGTCATCTATGCACTCATTACCATTGCGATTTTTGGCATGTGGTACTATGCCAGATACGAAGGTAATTTTCTTCCATCCCCTAAGAAAACCTTCAATCCCATGATGATTGTGGCAATCGTCATACTCGTGCCGGGTACACAGTTTGCTGCCAATTTCATCGCTAACTTAACCGGCTACATCCGTCCCGACTGGCTGCAGCAGTACAACGAGCTTTTTGAGACATCAGGCATCACAGATACCACCTTTGTGACAGTACTTTATTCTGTAATACTGGCGCCAATCTGTGAGGAGCTTATATTCCGCGGTGTAACCATGCGCTGTGCCAGAAAGGCTTTGCCATTTGCTCTTGCCAATCTGATGCAGGCTGCACTTTTCGGACTGTTCCATCTCAACTGGATTCAGGGCATATATGCCTTTGCACTTGGCATAGTGCTCGGATATGTGTGCGAACGCGGTGGCTCTATTTACTACTCTATGGGGCTTCATCTGCTTTTCAACCTTTGGGGCACACTTTCAGGATTTTTCCCTGATCCCGGTAATAGTGTAGTGGTCTTTGTGGTTGTGATTGTGGTTACAATTGTTTCACTGGTGGCCGGATTTGTACTGTTCAACAAAGGACGAAGAAAGCTCCCCATAAATTCTACAGGAATATAG
- a CDS encoding YerC/YecD family TrpR-related protein, producing the protein MSKNLKTEAVDHLFDAILCLKDRAECYTFFEDVCTVNELFSLSQRFEVAKMLREQKTYLDIAEKTGASTATISRVNRSLNYGNDGYDMVFSRMEDGSDKED; encoded by the coding sequence ATGAGCAAGAATCTTAAAACAGAAGCAGTAGACCATTTGTTTGATGCTATTTTGTGTCTCAAGGATAGAGCAGAGTGTTATACATTTTTTGAGGATGTTTGTACTGTAAATGAGCTTTTTTCTCTATCACAGAGATTTGAAGTGGCAAAGATGCTTAGAGAGCAGAAGACATATCTTGATATAGCAGAAAAGACCGGGGCTTCCACAGCCACAATCAGCCGTGTGAACAGATCATTAAACTACGGCAACGATGGATATGATATGGTTTTTTCACGCATGGAGGATGGCTCTGACAAAGAGGATTAG
- a CDS encoding DUF1836 domain-containing protein, with translation MENDVKEFLSELLKQLKSIDYIKPEDIPNIDLYMDQVTTFMDEQLAASKRYESDKILTKTMINNYAKNNLLPSPDKKKYSKEHVLTLLFIYYFKNILSINDIRSILNPLTEKYFGNDDGFTMQDVYTEVFSLEAEESQKLLKDLGKKYKIAGETFEDFPDEDQKFLHTFSFICMLSFDVYIKKMLIERMIDNLNEEKEASSHENTHSGKESKKTGSN, from the coding sequence ATGGAGAATGACGTTAAAGAATTTTTATCAGAATTATTAAAACAGCTTAAATCAATAGATTACATAAAGCCGGAGGATATACCAAATATTGATTTGTACATGGATCAGGTCACAACCTTCATGGACGAGCAGCTCGCTGCATCAAAGCGCTATGAAAGCGACAAAATCCTTACCAAGACAATGATAAACAACTATGCCAAAAACAATCTGCTCCCTTCTCCGGACAAGAAAAAGTATTCTAAGGAACATGTGCTCACACTGCTTTTTATATATTATTTCAAAAATATATTGAGCATCAACGATATCCGCTCGATTCTTAATCCGCTTACCGAGAAGTATTTCGGCAATGATGACGGATTTACGATGCAGGATGTCTATACTGAGGTTTTCAGCTTAGAGGCGGAGGAATCGCAGAAGCTCCTAAAGGACCTCGGCAAGAAATACAAGATTGCCGGTGAGACATTTGAGGATTTTCCTGATGAGGATCAGAAATTTCTTCACACATTCAGCTTTATCTGCATGCTGAGCTTTGATGTCTACATCAAGAAAATGCTGATTGAGCGCATGATTGACAATCTAAATGAAGAAAAAGAGGCTTCTTCCCATGAAAATACACATTCAGGAAAAGAAAGTAAAAAAACAGGCTCAAATTAA
- the pcrA gene encoding DNA helicase PcrA codes for MNLDMLNEQQREAVLTTEGPLLILAGAGSGKTRVLTYRTAYLIDECGVNPYNIMAITFTNKAAGEMRERIDDMVGYGSESIWVSTFHSTCVRILRRYIDRLGYDTNFTIYDADDQKALMKDICKRLEIDTKMYKEKMFLNVISSAKDEMIDPIEFENRFTGDFVKRKQALVYKEYQNALKQNNALDFDDLLVKTVELFKLDKEVLDYYQERFRYIMVDEYQDTNTVQFELIRLLAMKYKNLCVVGDDDQSIYKFRGANIYNILNFEKHFEDAKVIKLEQNYRSTQNILDAANSVISNNVGRKDKRLWTDNGAGDRITFEQLESGFEEADYVARSIARLVRKGEARYKDCAVLYRTNAQSRLFEEKFIAANIPYKIVGGVNFYARKEIKDILAYLKTIDNGHDDLAVKRIINVPKRGIGATSINKVTDYAIEKGIDFYTALRYVDEVPGMARSAGKIKPFVMFIQSLRARAEMDSVSQLIQAIIDETGYVDELKAEGTDEAEQRIENIDELINKAVDYEQGEENPTLSGFLEEVALVADIDGLDENSDYVVLMTLHSAKGLEFPNVYLAGMEDGLFPSYMSITSDDATSEIEEERRLAYVGITRAKEHLTITSARMRMVRGETQFNKVSRFVKEIPRELMSGEVYEPKRRDDDIERNSQSTYRKAKEAFKKTPTYGTEYATTFNTQRTRTPVYTPVSNQKSFASANTTGGLSYKVGDRVSHIKFGAGEVMAIVEGGRDYEVTVDFDKAGTKKMFASFAKLKKID; via the coding sequence ATGAACTTAGATATGTTGAATGAACAGCAGAGGGAGGCCGTTTTGACCACAGAGGGACCGCTTCTTATTTTAGCGGGGGCAGGCAGTGGCAAGACCAGGGTTCTTACATACAGGACTGCCTACCTGATAGATGAGTGTGGCGTCAATCCTTACAATATCATGGCAATCACCTTTACAAACAAGGCTGCGGGAGAGATGCGTGAGCGAATTGATGATATGGTGGGCTATGGTTCGGAAAGCATATGGGTTTCTACATTCCATTCGACATGTGTGCGTATACTGCGAAGGTATATTGACAGGCTGGGATATGACACAAATTTTACCATATATGATGCTGACGACCAGAAGGCTCTGATGAAGGACATCTGCAAGCGTCTTGAAATAGATACCAAGATGTATAAGGAAAAGATGTTTTTAAATGTCATTTCATCTGCAAAGGATGAGATGATTGATCCGATAGAGTTTGAAAACCGCTTCACAGGTGACTTCGTGAAGCGCAAGCAGGCACTTGTATACAAGGAGTATCAGAATGCCCTAAAGCAGAATAACGCACTCGATTTTGATGATTTGCTTGTGAAGACAGTAGAGCTTTTTAAGCTGGATAAAGAGGTGCTGGATTACTATCAGGAGCGCTTCAGATATATCATGGTGGATGAGTATCAGGACACAAACACCGTGCAGTTTGAGCTTATCAGGCTTCTTGCCATGAAGTATAAGAATCTGTGTGTGGTTGGTGATGATGATCAGTCCATTTACAAGTTCAGAGGTGCCAATATCTACAATATCTTAAACTTTGAGAAGCATTTTGAAGATGCAAAGGTCATAAAGCTTGAGCAGAATTACAGGTCTACCCAGAATATCCTAGATGCCGCCAACAGCGTCATTTCCAACAACGTGGGTAGAAAGGACAAGCGCCTTTGGACTGACAACGGAGCCGGAGACAGGATTACCTTTGAACAGCTTGAGAGTGGCTTCGAGGAAGCGGATTATGTGGCGCGTTCGATAGCGAGACTCGTGAGAAAGGGTGAGGCGCGCTATAAGGACTGTGCTGTGCTTTACCGAACCAACGCACAGTCGCGTCTCTTCGAGGAGAAATTTATTGCAGCCAACATACCATACAAGATTGTCGGCGGCGTGAATTTCTATGCCAGAAAAGAGATAAAGGATATCCTTGCATATTTAAAGACTATTGACAATGGCCATGATGACCTTGCGGTAAAGCGAATAATAAATGTGCCAAAGCGCGGCATCGGAGCTACAAGCATCAATAAGGTGACAGACTATGCCATTGAGAAGGGAATAGATTTCTATACGGCACTGCGCTATGTCGATGAGGTGCCGGGCATGGCGAGGTCAGCAGGCAAGATAAAGCCTTTTGTGATGTTTATACAGTCACTTCGTGCGAGAGCCGAGATGGATTCGGTTTCGCAGCTCATACAGGCAATAATCGATGAGACCGGCTATGTCGATGAGCTGAAGGCAGAGGGCACGGATGAAGCAGAGCAGCGTATTGAGAATATTGATGAGCTTATAAACAAGGCTGTTGATTACGAGCAGGGGGAGGAGAATCCTACTCTCAGTGGCTTTTTGGAGGAGGTAGCGCTTGTAGCCGATATAGACGGTCTTGACGAAAACAGCGACTATGTGGTTCTTATGACTCTGCACAGTGCTAAGGGACTTGAGTTTCCGAATGTGTATCTGGCGGGCATGGAGGATGGTCTTTTCCCAAGCTATATGTCAATCACGAGTGATGATGCGACAAGCGAGATAGAGGAGGAAAGGCGTCTTGCTTATGTTGGCATCACGAGAGCCAAGGAGCATCTGACCATCACATCTGCACGCATGCGTATGGTGCGTGGAGAGACACAGTTCAACAAGGTATCGCGATTTGTGAAGGAGATTCCGCGTGAGCTTATGTCAGGTGAGGTCTATGAGCCAAAGCGCCGTGATGATGACATTGAAAGAAATTCACAGAGCACCTACAGAAAGGCTAAGGAGGCCTTCAAAAAGACACCTACATACGGCACAGAGTATGCGACCACCTTTAATACACAGCGTACAAGGACACCTGTCTACACGCCTGTGAGCAATCAGAAGTCATTTGCCAGTGCCAATACCACCGGCGGCCTTTCATATAAGGTAGGAGACAGAGTATCACACATCAAGTTTGGCGCGGGAGAGGTCATGGCAATTGTAGAAGGCGGCAGGGATTATGAGGTCACTGTGGACTTTGACAAGGCCGGTACCAAAAAGATGTTTGCTTCATTTGCCAAATTGAAAAAAATTGACTAA